From one Salinibacterium hongtaonis genomic stretch:
- a CDS encoding MFS transporter: MSRAQIGIVAICLALNFIDGYDVLVMAFSASAITESWSLSGAQLGILISSALAGMAIGAIFVAQLADRIGRRKMVLIATAVITLGMFASAFAPTYEVLLAFRVLTGIAVGSMQSNLNVLVAEYSNAKRRATAVSIYSTGQPIGGVIGGIIVAALLVHFEWHAGFIFGGIITLIMLPIVYLWLPESIDYLDAKRPEGAREKINTILARLGQATVTELPARAAGALAPKTGLAEVFRNGQATKTILLAIAYMMIMGSFYFANSWTPKLLSQSGYSSTQGIQAGVLFSIGAIIGSLVFAYIGARFSLKRTLSVMFVLAAAAFVFFGAFAHELTPAMIAAVLVGIFTNAAIAGMFSIGPVMYETSVRATAVGFITGIGRSATIVSPILAGALVDAGWAPGSIYFLFVVPLLVGAVAIAMVRRPVLGTGTTAVAAVPNLRASEELAESR; the protein is encoded by the coding sequence ATGAGTCGGGCGCAGATCGGCATCGTCGCGATCTGCTTGGCGCTCAACTTCATCGACGGCTACGACGTGCTCGTCATGGCCTTCAGTGCCTCCGCAATCACGGAATCGTGGAGCCTCTCGGGGGCCCAGCTCGGGATCCTGATTAGCTCCGCGCTCGCCGGTATGGCCATCGGTGCCATTTTTGTGGCCCAGCTCGCCGACCGAATCGGCCGCCGCAAGATGGTGCTCATCGCCACAGCGGTCATCACGCTCGGAATGTTCGCCTCGGCGTTCGCACCCACCTACGAGGTTCTCCTCGCCTTCCGTGTGCTCACCGGAATCGCGGTCGGCAGCATGCAGTCCAACCTCAACGTGCTCGTGGCCGAATACTCCAACGCCAAGCGGCGGGCAACGGCCGTGAGCATCTACAGCACGGGCCAGCCCATCGGCGGCGTGATCGGCGGCATCATCGTCGCGGCGCTGCTCGTGCACTTCGAATGGCACGCCGGATTCATCTTCGGCGGCATCATCACCCTGATCATGCTGCCCATCGTCTATCTGTGGCTGCCGGAATCGATCGACTACCTCGACGCCAAGCGCCCCGAGGGCGCGCGCGAGAAGATCAACACGATCCTCGCTCGTCTCGGGCAGGCCACCGTCACTGAGCTGCCTGCTCGCGCTGCAGGAGCTCTCGCGCCCAAGACCGGTCTCGCTGAGGTGTTCCGCAACGGGCAGGCGACCAAGACCATCCTGCTCGCTATCGCGTACATGATGATCATGGGCAGCTTCTACTTTGCCAACTCGTGGACACCGAAGCTTCTCTCGCAGTCGGGGTACTCGTCGACCCAGGGCATCCAGGCCGGAGTGCTCTTTAGCATCGGCGCCATCATCGGCTCGCTCGTCTTCGCCTACATCGGGGCGCGCTTCAGCCTTAAGCGCACCCTCTCGGTGATGTTCGTGCTTGCGGCCGCAGCGTTCGTCTTTTTCGGGGCGTTCGCGCACGAGCTGACCCCCGCCATGATCGCGGCAGTGCTCGTGGGTATCTTCACCAACGCTGCCATCGCCGGAATGTTCTCCATCGGCCCCGTTATGTACGAGACGTCGGTTCGCGCAACGGCCGTCGGCTTCATCACCGGAATCGGGCGCTCGGCAACGATCGTTTCGCCCATCCTCGCTGGTGCCCTCGTCGACGCGGGCTGGGCTCCTGGCAGCATCTACTTCCTCTTCGTAGTGCCGCTGCTCGTTGGGGCGGTCGCGATCGCAATGGTGCGCCGCCCCGTGCTCGGCACGGGAACGACCGCAGTCGCCGCAGTTCCCAACCTGCGCGCCAGCGAGGAGCTCGCAGAGTCTCGCTAG
- a CDS encoding nitroreductase family protein produces the protein MEFLDVVRRRKTTNGPFLPTPVQEEHQRLLMEVAGRAPSQLNSQPWRFVLIDDRSTIETIADISGSSMTEAMSNGTFFERYKPYFRFSAREMEEKRSGMLFDRLPAPLRPFTGQAFTPRGQKLMNALRVPQTLGAENRKLVAGSPLLIGVMLDRAEYRPGELSSFYSVFSMGAAMENIWLTTVELGMGIQFISFPMEVPGRWAEIERLLAVPDDLELMAVYRLGYLPDDQRRPAIDWTSHERKLPSQYVFRGTCQTPQTGWDETPRVES, from the coding sequence GTGGAATTTCTCGACGTCGTTCGCCGCCGCAAGACCACTAACGGGCCGTTTCTGCCAACGCCTGTGCAAGAGGAGCATCAGCGGCTCCTCATGGAGGTGGCTGGGCGGGCGCCCTCGCAGCTCAATAGCCAGCCGTGGCGTTTCGTTCTCATCGACGATCGATCGACGATCGAAACGATTGCCGACATCAGCGGATCGAGCATGACTGAGGCGATGTCCAACGGCACGTTCTTCGAACGCTACAAGCCGTACTTTCGATTCAGTGCCCGCGAGATGGAAGAAAAGCGCAGTGGAATGCTCTTTGACCGCCTGCCGGCCCCGCTGAGGCCGTTCACGGGTCAAGCGTTCACCCCGAGAGGGCAGAAGCTCATGAACGCCCTGCGGGTTCCGCAAACCCTGGGGGCTGAGAATCGCAAGCTCGTGGCGGGGTCGCCGCTTCTCATCGGCGTCATGCTCGATAGGGCCGAGTACCGGCCGGGCGAGCTTTCGTCGTTCTACTCCGTGTTCAGCATGGGGGCGGCAATGGAAAACATTTGGCTGACCACCGTCGAGCTGGGCATGGGCATCCAATTCATTTCGTTCCCGATGGAGGTGCCCGGTCGGTGGGCAGAGATCGAGCGTTTGCTCGCCGTGCCCGATGATCTCGAACTCATGGCGGTCTATCGCCTCGGCTACCTGCCCGACGATCAGCGGCGCCCCGCGATCGACTGGACAAGTCACGAAAGAAAGCTGCCGTCGCAGTATGTTTTTCGAGGCACATGCCAAACCCCCCAAACGGGGTGGGACGAAACACCAAGGGTTGAGTCATAG
- a CDS encoding endonuclease/exonuclease/phosphatase family protein — translation MKVISYNLRKNRALSEINALAEGFDVDLLCLQEADTSILPAEAGGLHLADSTHRNRLGLAVYYRRNRFTALDTQAFELRKSLHDRVLKPAHERLLATRLTDLKHGRDLIVASFHAAPLTALNSLRREQIRTAHEQLQEMGPGLPTLMVGDFNYPVFKNHLSKRVVASGYDLTLSDTRTYTRYKFFRGHFDLATSMGLDIDSVETLPRGTSDHMPILVTATYRDEQLAKTA, via the coding sequence GTGAAGGTAATCAGCTACAACCTGCGCAAAAACCGTGCCCTGAGCGAGATCAACGCGCTCGCAGAGGGTTTTGACGTCGATCTGTTGTGTTTGCAAGAGGCAGACACAAGCATCCTTCCCGCAGAAGCCGGCGGCTTGCATCTGGCCGACTCCACGCACCGCAATCGGCTCGGCCTCGCGGTTTACTACCGGCGCAACCGGTTCACGGCACTCGATACGCAGGCGTTCGAACTGAGAAAGTCGCTGCACGACCGCGTGCTCAAGCCCGCTCATGAGCGTCTGCTCGCCACCCGGCTCACCGATCTCAAGCACGGGCGCGACCTCATCGTGGCGTCGTTCCACGCCGCGCCATTGACGGCGCTCAACTCGCTGCGCCGCGAGCAGATCCGCACCGCCCACGAGCAGCTGCAGGAGATGGGCCCTGGCCTCCCCACCCTCATGGTGGGTGACTTCAACTACCCCGTGTTCAAGAACCACCTGAGCAAGCGCGTCGTGGCTAGCGGATACGACCTCACGCTCAGTGACACCCGCACCTACACGCGGTACAAATTTTTTCGGGGACACTTCGACCTCGCAACGTCGATGGGGCTCGACATCGACAGCGTCGAAACGCTGCCGCGCGGCACCTCCGATCACATGCCCATCCTGGTCACCGCGACCTATCGGGATGAGCAGCTGGCGAAGACGGCGTAG
- a CDS encoding DUF4433 domain-containing protein, producing MRSADLIAQSKRVAAEAKAARTGATVRSTTTGRVSGTRSRSVAPAAVVRSTLNLTEQRVFHITHVDNLPGIIAAGALLADTAGAKPVVDISSADTREVRRETTVVHSGEGNDPVVADYVPFYATPDSLAWLGLRVGAVDPRLSAVARTSSPTDFVVLVSTVGTLDRDSIVVTDADAGDSGATFSESPDDAERRLRRMIEQSIDAANSEDPVLIHDLTVRSAEVLVHGSVPFESITLIGVGNSRARDAVRAALDGVAHAPKVSVYPPWFAKN from the coding sequence GTGCGGTCAGCTGACCTCATCGCTCAGTCAAAGCGCGTCGCTGCAGAAGCCAAAGCAGCCCGCACTGGCGCCACCGTGCGCTCCACCACCACCGGGCGCGTCAGCGGCACCCGCAGCCGTTCCGTTGCTCCCGCAGCAGTGGTTCGTTCGACCCTCAACCTCACCGAGCAGCGCGTGTTTCACATCACCCACGTCGACAACCTGCCCGGCATCATCGCGGCTGGCGCGTTGCTCGCCGACACTGCCGGGGCCAAGCCCGTCGTGGATATCTCGTCGGCAGACACCCGAGAGGTTCGTCGGGAGACCACCGTCGTCCACAGCGGAGAGGGCAACGACCCCGTCGTTGCCGACTACGTTCCGTTCTATGCCACACCAGACTCGCTGGCCTGGCTTGGTCTTCGTGTCGGCGCTGTTGACCCGCGTCTCTCCGCCGTCGCGCGCACCAGCTCTCCCACGGACTTCGTGGTGCTCGTGAGCACGGTCGGCACTCTTGACCGCGACAGCATCGTGGTCACGGATGCCGATGCCGGCGACTCAGGCGCAACCTTCTCTGAGAGCCCCGACGACGCCGAGCGCCGCCTCCGCCGCATGATCGAGCAGTCGATCGACGCGGCGAACTCAGAAGACCCCGTGCTCATTCACGACCTCACGGTGCGCTCTGCCGAGGTGCTCGTCCACGGCTCCGTGCCGTTCGAGTCGATCACGCTCATTGGCGTTGGCAACTCGCGAGCTCGCGACGCTGTGCGTGCAGCCCTTGACGGGGTCGCGCATGCACCCAAGGTCTCGGTCTATCCGCCCTGGTTCGCTAAGAACTAG
- a CDS encoding S9 family peptidase, producing MNSSTNTPPAAAKHPTERTHHGDTVIDQYEWLRQKESPEVVAYLDAENAFTDAATEHLADLRQTLFEEIKGRVKETDLSVPVREGDWWYYSRTEEGKQYGIHCRVPALGPDDWTPPALPEDGSALLNEQILLDDNIEAEGHDFFSLGSFDVSGDGTLLLWAVDTEGDERYTLRLRRLAGDSAQLDDEISGTAAGAFFDATGRYVFYTTVDDAWRPDTVWRHEVGTPSTADVAVFTEPDERYWVGAGLTRSRKYVEIALGSKITSEVHLLSADNPTGEFSVVWPRREGVEYSVEHAVIGGEDRLLVLHNDGALDFELADVSAADPQGPRRTLVAHRPGIRLEGVDAFATHLVLEYRREALPRLSVARLDAYAAGGALDWQEIEFDEDLFSSGARGNPEWNQPTVRLGYTSFVTPSSVFDYDVATATLILRKQQPVLGGYDPSLYTQRRDWATAADGTRVPLSIVSRRDVQTPAPALLYGYGSYEHSIDPGFSSARISLLDRGVVFAVAHVRGGGELGRAWYENGKSLTKINTFSDFVACSRHLVDTGVTTADRLVAEGGSAGGLLMGAVANMAPDAFAGILAAVPFVDPLTSILDPSLPLTVIEWDEWGDPLRNAEVYAYMKSYSPYENVSTDARYPRILAVTSFNDTRVLYVEPAKWTARLREVGAPVLLRTEMGAGHGGVSGRYESWQRRAFELAWMLDVMGLAEQGPATE from the coding sequence ATGAACTCGAGCACCAACACTCCGCCCGCCGCGGCCAAACACCCCACCGAGCGCACCCATCACGGCGACACCGTGATCGACCAGTATGAGTGGCTGCGGCAGAAGGAGAGCCCCGAGGTCGTCGCATACCTGGACGCCGAGAACGCGTTTACGGATGCGGCAACCGAGCACCTCGCCGACCTTCGACAGACCCTGTTCGAGGAGATCAAGGGGCGGGTCAAGGAGACCGATCTGAGCGTGCCCGTTCGCGAGGGCGACTGGTGGTACTACAGCCGCACCGAGGAGGGCAAGCAATACGGCATCCACTGCCGGGTACCAGCGCTCGGCCCCGACGACTGGACTCCTCCGGCCCTGCCCGAGGACGGCTCCGCCCTGCTGAACGAGCAGATTCTGCTTGACGACAACATTGAGGCAGAGGGCCACGATTTCTTCTCGCTCGGCAGCTTCGATGTCTCGGGAGACGGCACCCTGCTGCTGTGGGCCGTCGATACCGAGGGTGACGAGCGTTACACGCTTCGGCTGCGACGCCTTGCGGGAGACTCGGCACAGCTCGACGACGAGATCTCCGGCACCGCCGCCGGCGCCTTCTTCGATGCAACCGGCCGCTACGTGTTTTACACAACCGTTGACGACGCGTGGCGCCCCGACACCGTGTGGCGCCACGAGGTGGGCACCCCGTCGACCGCCGACGTCGCAGTGTTCACCGAGCCCGACGAGCGCTATTGGGTGGGCGCGGGGCTCACGCGCAGCCGCAAGTACGTGGAGATCGCTCTCGGCTCCAAGATCACAAGCGAGGTTCATCTGCTCTCCGCCGACAACCCCACCGGGGAATTCTCGGTCGTATGGCCCCGGCGGGAGGGGGTCGAGTATTCCGTCGAGCACGCCGTGATCGGCGGCGAAGACAGGCTTCTGGTGCTCCACAACGACGGCGCCCTCGACTTTGAGCTAGCGGATGTTTCTGCCGCAGACCCGCAGGGCCCTCGCCGCACGCTCGTGGCCCACCGCCCCGGCATCCGCCTCGAAGGCGTGGATGCCTTCGCCACCCACCTCGTGCTCGAATACCGCCGGGAGGCGCTGCCCCGCCTCTCGGTAGCCCGCCTCGATGCCTACGCCGCTGGCGGCGCTCTCGACTGGCAGGAGATCGAGTTCGACGAGGATCTCTTTTCGTCGGGCGCCCGAGGCAACCCAGAGTGGAACCAGCCCACCGTGCGACTCGGCTACACAAGCTTCGTCACCCCTTCGAGCGTTTTTGACTACGACGTGGCGACCGCAACGCTCATCCTGCGCAAGCAGCAGCCCGTTCTGGGGGGCTACGACCCGAGCCTCTACACTCAACGCCGCGACTGGGCGACCGCCGCCGACGGCACGCGGGTTCCCCTGTCAATCGTGAGCCGCCGCGACGTGCAGACGCCAGCCCCCGCCCTGCTCTATGGCTACGGTTCCTACGAGCACAGCATCGACCCCGGCTTCTCGAGCGCCCGCATTAGCCTGCTCGACCGAGGCGTGGTGTTCGCGGTTGCGCACGTGCGCGGCGGCGGGGAACTGGGCCGCGCCTGGTACGAGAACGGCAAGTCCCTCACCAAGATCAACACCTTCAGCGACTTCGTGGCGTGTTCACGCCACCTGGTCGACACCGGGGTGACCACGGCTGATCGGCTGGTCGCGGAGGGGGGAAGCGCCGGCGGCCTGCTCATGGGCGCCGTGGCCAACATGGCACCAGACGCCTTCGCTGGCATCCTCGCCGCCGTGCCGTTCGTCGACCCGCTCACGAGCATCCTCGACCCGTCGTTGCCCCTCACGGTGATCGAGTGGGACGAGTGGGGCGATCCCCTCCGCAATGCGGAGGTGTATGCCTACATGAAGTCGTACTCGCCCTATGAAAACGTGTCGACGGATGCCCGCTACCCGCGCATCCTCGCGGTCACGAGCTTCAACGACACAAGAGTTCTCTACGTTGAGCCTGCCAAGTGGACGGCCCGGCTGCGCGAGGTGGGTGCTCCCGTGCTGCTGCGCACCGAGATGGGCGCCGGACACGGGGGTGTCAGTGGGAGATACGAGTCGTGGCAGCGCAGGGCATTCGAGCTCGCCTGGATGCTCGACGTTATGGGGCTAGCCGAGCAGGGACCCGCAACGGAATAA
- a CDS encoding nitroreductase family protein — MTIATPSRRAETSTPISEVMANRWSPRSFDPTVEVSESTITAALEAARWAPSASNTQPWRFIVARRGTPEHAMIVENLMGFNQVWAETAAVLIVNIAVTKTEDGTSLRWAEYDLGQAVSHLSLQAHRDGLHVHQMGGILADGLSAAFGLSDELEPVSVTALGVLGAPENLPEKLRLREIAPRERKPLDELLIVTA, encoded by the coding sequence ATGACCATTGCTACCCCCTCCCGTCGTGCCGAAACGAGCACACCGATCAGCGAGGTGATGGCCAACCGCTGGAGCCCCCGTTCGTTCGACCCCACCGTCGAGGTGTCGGAGTCGACCATCACTGCGGCACTGGAGGCAGCCCGCTGGGCACCCTCGGCGAGCAACACGCAGCCGTGGCGATTCATCGTCGCGCGCAGAGGCACCCCTGAGCACGCAATGATCGTGGAGAACCTCATGGGGTTCAACCAGGTGTGGGCCGAGACTGCTGCCGTTCTCATCGTCAACATTGCGGTCACCAAGACCGAGGACGGAACCTCGTTGCGCTGGGCCGAATACGACCTCGGTCAGGCGGTTTCTCACCTGTCACTGCAGGCGCACCGCGATGGGCTGCATGTGCACCAGATGGGCGGAATTCTCGCCGATGGCCTGAGCGCCGCTTTCGGGCTGAGCGACGAGCTGGAGCCGGTATCGGTCACCGCGCTGGGAGTGCTGGGCGCGCCCGAAAACCTGCCCGAGAAGCTCCGGCTTCGTGAGATCGCGCCGCGCGAGCGCAAGCCGCTCGACGAGTTGCTGATCGTCACCGCATAA
- a CDS encoding 3-methyladenine DNA glycosylase produces MPETARLPRHDWREREQAHQTRADELTRGWRERQLTGESHPVDDFVHTYYPFKASHLRRWHPGAGVALEDSAEDERADWRWYRRDANDTMVDAEAFVEARGRSIRFITGLLASTSARQGQFGCFGLHEWAMVYRQGEHRHATPLRLTQAQTDEVVESHRIGCSHFDAFRFFTPDAAPLNTLTPSRENQPELEQPGCLHAGMDVYKWATKLGPLVPGDVLLDCYELARDIRQLDMAASPYDATTWGAEPVAIETPEGKAEYVRRQREFAQRGNALRDRIVAAVTAGVGPLLAEANS; encoded by the coding sequence ATGCCCGAAACCGCGCGATTGCCGCGACACGACTGGCGAGAGCGCGAGCAGGCGCACCAGACCCGTGCCGACGAACTGACGCGCGGTTGGAGAGAGCGACAACTGACCGGCGAATCACACCCGGTCGACGACTTCGTGCACACCTACTACCCCTTTAAGGCCTCGCATCTGCGCCGCTGGCATCCCGGTGCTGGCGTGGCACTCGAGGACTCCGCAGAGGACGAGCGCGCCGACTGGCGGTGGTATCGCCGTGACGCCAACGACACCATGGTGGATGCCGAGGCGTTCGTCGAGGCCCGCGGCAGAAGCATCCGGTTCATCACGGGGCTTCTGGCGTCGACGAGCGCCCGGCAGGGCCAGTTCGGATGCTTCGGGCTGCATGAGTGGGCAATGGTGTACCGGCAGGGCGAGCATCGTCATGCGACGCCCCTGCGGCTGACGCAGGCTCAAACAGACGAGGTCGTGGAATCGCACCGCATCGGCTGCAGCCACTTCGACGCGTTCCGATTCTTCACGCCGGATGCTGCGCCGCTGAACACGCTCACACCCAGCAGAGAGAACCAGCCGGAGCTCGAACAGCCCGGATGCCTGCACGCCGGCATGGACGTATACAAGTGGGCGACCAAGCTGGGGCCGCTCGTGCCGGGGGACGTGCTGCTCGACTGCTATGAACTGGCTCGGGACATTCGCCAACTCGACATGGCCGCCTCGCCCTATGACGCCACCACCTGGGGCGCCGAGCCCGTGGCCATAGAAACGCCGGAGGGCAAGGCGGAGTACGTGCGGCGGCAGCGCGAATTTGCCCAGCGCGGCAATGCACTGCGCGACCGCATCGTCGCGGCTGTCACCGCGGGGGTCGGCCCCCTGCTCGCAGAAGCGAACAGCTAG
- a CDS encoding mycoredoxin produces MPTKSDFVPTEGITMFSTTWCGYCRNLKGQLDREGIPYTEVNIEQVEGTAELVAAVNGGNQTVPTVIFPDGSTATNPSLADVKQRLG; encoded by the coding sequence ATGCCGACCAAAAGCGACTTCGTGCCCACCGAGGGCATCACCATGTTCAGCACCACCTGGTGCGGCTATTGCCGCAACCTCAAGGGGCAGCTCGACCGCGAAGGCATTCCCTACACCGAGGTGAACATCGAACAGGTCGAGGGGACCGCCGAACTCGTCGCCGCCGTCAACGGAGGCAACCAAACCGTGCCGACCGTGATCTTTCCCGACGGGTCAACCGCAACGAACCCGTCGCTCGCCGACGTCAAGCAGCGCCTGGGATAG
- a CDS encoding DUF1697 domain-containing protein: MHKRAILLRAVNVGGTAKLPMAELRDIAAELGASHIGTYIASGNLVAVVPGEPGRFDRLLEREIEQRYGFFREAISRSHSDLREALDAYPFEVVEKRFSYVVFLSVEPTAQAVESARELPTGADVWQVRGRDLYVQYANGAGKEQVSLVALLRRLGVAGTGRNLATVSKLRDLTQ; this comes from the coding sequence ATGCATAAGCGCGCCATCCTGCTGCGGGCGGTCAACGTCGGGGGCACCGCGAAGCTGCCGATGGCGGAGCTTCGCGACATCGCGGCCGAGTTGGGGGCGTCGCACATCGGCACTTACATTGCCTCCGGCAATCTCGTTGCCGTGGTTCCTGGCGAGCCCGGCCGCTTCGATCGCTTGCTTGAGCGTGAGATCGAACAACGCTACGGGTTCTTTCGCGAGGCGATCTCCCGGAGCCACTCGGATCTGAGGGAGGCGCTGGATGCCTATCCCTTCGAGGTCGTGGAGAAGCGGTTCTCGTACGTCGTTTTTCTCTCGGTCGAACCCACAGCGCAGGCAGTGGAGAGCGCGCGAGAGCTGCCCACGGGCGCCGATGTGTGGCAGGTGCGGGGCCGGGATCTCTATGTGCAGTACGCGAATGGCGCTGGCAAGGAACAGGTTTCGCTCGTGGCACTTCTACGGCGCCTCGGCGTAGCAGGCACGGGCCGCAACCTGGCCACGGTGAGCAAACTGCGTGACCTCACGCAGTAA
- a CDS encoding nuclease-related domain-containing protein produces MADSILSGTLADRPAAYGVIQECLTQQSAAPPRGTLARIVGSNPLHPAAVSWYQGATGERLVGRLLAGLGPEWSVLHSVPVGSGMSDIGHVVIGPGGVFTLNTKHHNGAKVWVSPKLLMVNGQREDHLGHSRYESRRASALLSAALGRKIEARGLVVLVEPMSVGGPGSPDDVTVLCDRDLVSYFNRRVPVIDDFDRREILSAAANPRTWHTTADAVVDPDAVARFEALRGSVLSAARLRSLGSLGFALGLAAVVLAVLTQLG; encoded by the coding sequence ATGGCTGATTCGATACTCAGCGGAACGCTGGCCGACAGGCCTGCCGCCTACGGCGTGATTCAAGAGTGCCTCACCCAACAATCGGCTGCGCCTCCTCGCGGAACGCTGGCGCGCATCGTCGGAAGCAACCCCCTGCACCCCGCTGCGGTCAGTTGGTATCAGGGCGCTACGGGGGAGCGGCTGGTGGGCCGCCTGCTTGCTGGGCTCGGGCCGGAGTGGAGCGTGCTGCACTCGGTTCCCGTGGGCTCCGGAATGAGCGATATCGGCCACGTCGTCATCGGCCCCGGGGGCGTTTTCACTCTCAACACCAAGCATCACAACGGTGCCAAGGTTTGGGTCTCACCCAAGCTCCTCATGGTCAACGGGCAGCGCGAGGACCACCTCGGCCATTCGCGGTATGAATCGCGGAGAGCATCCGCCCTCCTCAGCGCCGCGCTGGGGCGCAAGATCGAGGCGCGCGGTCTCGTGGTGCTGGTCGAGCCTATGTCGGTGGGTGGCCCGGGCTCTCCCGACGATGTGACCGTGCTGTGTGACCGTGATCTGGTCTCCTACTTCAACCGCAGGGTGCCGGTAATCGACGACTTCGACAGGCGCGAGATTCTGAGCGCCGCAGCCAATCCGCGCACATGGCACACGACGGCGGATGCCGTTGTCGACCCCGATGCTGTCGCCCGCTTCGAGGCACTCCGCGGCAGCGTGCTCTCCGCCGCCCGGCTGCGTTCGCTGGGGTCACTGGGCTTTGCTCTGGGGCTTGCCGCCGTTGTGCTGGCGGTGCTGACTCAGCTCGGCTGA
- a CDS encoding PPOX class F420-dependent oxidoreductase, giving the protein MTATIAEHLRPLLTNANFGSLATVRPDNTAQVNPMWFELVDNTICFTHTTKRAKFRNLQKNPSMALCVWDPANPLVYVEVRGRLIETIPDPEGDFYVRLGRRYGNAGQQAPPDRADRVVLVMSIDRVIGR; this is encoded by the coding sequence ATGACCGCGACGATTGCCGAACACCTGCGCCCACTGCTGACGAACGCCAACTTTGGGTCTCTCGCCACCGTGCGGCCCGACAACACAGCCCAGGTGAACCCGATGTGGTTTGAGCTGGTCGACAACACGATCTGCTTTACCCACACCACAAAGCGGGCAAAGTTTCGCAACCTGCAGAAGAACCCCTCGATGGCCCTCTGTGTGTGGGACCCGGCAAACCCGCTGGTGTACGTGGAGGTGAGGGGGCGCCTCATCGAGACGATTCCCGACCCGGAGGGCGACTTTTATGTTCGTCTGGGGCGTCGCTATGGAAACGCCGGGCAGCAGGCCCCGCCAGACCGGGCAGACCGGGTCGTGTTGGTCATGAGCATCGATCGAGTGATCGGCCGGTAG
- a CDS encoding YccF domain-containing protein: protein MRTLLNIIWLVLSGFWLFLGYMLAALIMCILIVTIPWGIAAARIGIYALWPFGKTVVDKPTAGVGSALGNVVWVILAGWWIALEHIISGIALCVTIIGIPFGIANFKMVPVALLPLGKEIVDIP, encoded by the coding sequence ATGCGAACTCTCCTAAACATCATCTGGCTCGTGCTGTCGGGGTTCTGGCTGTTTCTGGGCTACATGCTCGCGGCGCTCATCATGTGCATTCTGATCGTGACGATCCCGTGGGGGATCGCCGCGGCGCGCATCGGTATCTATGCGCTGTGGCCGTTCGGCAAGACCGTGGTCGACAAGCCGACCGCCGGTGTCGGGTCTGCGCTCGGCAACGTGGTGTGGGTCATCCTCGCCGGATGGTGGATCGCACTCGAGCACATCATCAGCGGCATCGCGCTGTGCGTCACGATCATCGGCATCCCGTTCGGCATTGCCAACTTCAAGATGGTGCCCGTCGCGCTTCTGCCCCTCGGCAAGGAGATCGTGGACATTCCCTAG